TACTCAATTAATTCACATTGTCCGTACACCTTAATGCGGTGGTGGAaacttttgttctttttttttaatcggtgaATGAACGGAGGGTTTTTAATAGCACTGAAACAGCCGAACGCTCCGGAAaggaaatattggaaaattttttggaaatattggaaatattgaaaaaaaaaaaaaaagaaaagaaatatcgGAGATACTTTTTGAATGTAATCGATAAGTTATTTACATGAAATCATTTAATAGCAAATTTTGGATCATCGGAATGTGAATAATCGAGATTGGCATCATGAAGAATCctcaaaatttgattaattaaaattaaaatcatCAAAATATGAATCctcaaaaatcaaataatcgAAATTTGAATATCGATAATTccatattgaaataaaataaattgagaCGAAAATTCCGGGATTTGAAATTCTACGTAACGGATGATGCTTCCAATTTGATGGGCTCCTCAGAATTTGATGACTTGTGTAATGTTATTGGGTATTCGAGACGACGATGAGGCGAGTTGATTGAGGCTTCCATATATGGGAAGAATGCGAAAGAGTAGCGGGTCGAGGTGGTCGAGAAAGCGAGAAGAAAACAGATCAAGTGCAATGACGAAGAGCAAGTGAATGAAAAACGATCGAGAAAGAAAGTgagtaaagagagagagagagagagacgatgCATATGAAGACCGaagcttttttctcagcattgtCATGTCAGACAAGATGATCGTTGCTCATTTGTTGCGTGGCAGGCGGCATCTACGGTGTGAGGTGCAGCACAGAAAGACATTGCTGCTGTGCTTGACCCTTTTTCCTCACCTCTCGTCTCGGTGGCTGCGGTAATTTTGTACGTCAGCGCCGAATATTAATTCGAATTCTTTAGCTTATAATTCGAGAGAGAAGATAAGAAATTATATGCTCACactttttctgtatatttttagaaaaacaaaactttggttttcaaatattttctttaaagtgtccACTAGTCGGGTGACTCCGAACGCGATTTCCAAGTCGACGTCAGCGAACGAATCAATCACGAATTATCTGCTCAGATAATTGGCTCGTGGAAAGACTTctgccaagtttttttttcgacgaatcaacCGGTTTGCTATCGGTGCAAAGTGAATTTTCCAGTCGAGTTGAGAATTGCGAAGCAGTTTTGCGCCACAGGAAATGAAGGACATTAGGGAAAGGCTGGATAAAGGGCTCGCAATGTCAGAGAAATCGGCATTTATCACTGGAACGAACGGGAATCTTTTTCGGCTCTCGGCGAAAACGTTTTTGTCCAGTAAATAAAATATCTTCGGTAGCAACACTCGCACACAGAGATGCGAATTAAATATCCGAGCGTCCGCAACCGGACGTCCCGTAGCGCGTTCGACTTCGATTTCTCGCTTTGTTCGCGGGGAGACTGTTCTGGAAGACGGGAGGATGAGCGCGGGGCAGACATATTCTTTGGGGACTCCCCGTCGCGGATAAGTGGAATCATTTCAACGATTCGTGATACGTGAATCCCCTCGACCATAGAATTTTATATATTGACTTCTTTCGCCTTCGCTCAGGCTCCTTCTGGAGTTGCGCTTTCTTCTTCCTCCCCAGCCAGCCCAAAATTGCTGTTTCTTTTCTCCCGGACGCAAACATACGCAAatctaaataaaacaaaagagCGACGAAAGATTTTCGTTGAAGAAACTCCGCAGGAGCTTCAAACGCCCCGGAATCGTTGGAAAATCTCATTGCTAAATCCTCtccagaaaaaatacgtgCAAAAGCAAAAAACATCGGATCGAAAGTCGCAAGAAACTTGGGTGAAAAGGCTCTGAAAAACAGCGTTAAAAAGTGTCTTGGAACCGTGAACTTTTCCCAAAGTTTTCATAAATTCCTGCCGTATTATTGCTGGACTCGTGCACGCAGGTCGACGCGAATTTCGAGTACATTTAACCGTCGATGAACGAAGCGAACCGCCGAAACCGGTCACCTCTTCGCCGGCGAATAGCAAAAGAGATGGAAGCGAAATGAGGAATCGTTGATCTCGCATCGATCGTTGCGGTAAAGCGATCTCGAGTCGCCTCTCGCGAAGGAAGGAGCGTGATGTCGTGGCCGTGTCGTTGAGAATGGAAGAGGAGAGGAGAGGGCGCGCAATAATTAAGGCGCTATGTAGTAAATAAGAGTTTCGATGTGTCGGGTTCGAAGTGTACATACGAAGGGGCTCCACACGCACGGCTCTCTGTGACGTTTATTGATGATGGTAGCACTGCCATCTTTTAACTACCGCTCCGCGCGCGCGCTTCGCGCACGATGATGCGAGTGTGAggaaatataaaagaaaaaatgagaatttctgATTGAAGGAGCAGTTGTATGCTTGCATCGGAATATACGAGCGAGTCGCGCACCAACCACACACGTACGGACAAACAATCCATCATGTGCTCGTGTGAGACTCGTATTAGAGTCTAATTTGGCAGCGTGCCGGTTGTTAAatttaattacaaaaataatcgGACAAAAGTTTTTTGCGTTAACGCCGCCGCTGCGCCTCTGCACGGAGCGCATCCACGGTACGTAGCACCTCGAGATGGATTGATTGTTTTTCGTGCTTACAACAAGAGCGATTCCCGAGTGCGTGGAAATGAGGCATTGAtgcaaatgatatttgactTTTTATTCACTGATTTTAGCATCTCTCGCAAAGACATACGCCGAGTCGGCGAGATTGGAAAGCCGAAAGGAAATATGTAATTTGTCAAACTTGTCAGGAAAGGACGGCTCTCGAAAGAGCCTGCGTCCCAGTCTCGTCGAATGCATGTGCATGTATCTGTAGGATTTTACATATTTTCGGAACTAACGAACCGTATTTAAATCAAAGAAAGTAACACGTTCGCGTTTTATTCACACCGTTGCACCCACAAACTCGTGGCTCAAATACATCGTGAGAAAATCCTGTTCcgacactttttttcagcggATCGTTTCTACTGCGGCttttaagaaaatcacatttttatactaaaTCGTGTTGTGCCCGCGAAGAGCGTCACGAAGGGACGAGTTGTCGAGGACGAGTGTTTAAGGGaataagaggatggatcagtcggtatatcgcaaccgtcagggcgagagagatagctgcaaatttcgaaatcgaaattctttgacacagttcgacagattaaaaaaaggctctgtcagcctacgcaaaACAATGGCGAAAATCGGCTGAcaaagcctttttttaatcggtcaaactgtgccgaagaatttcgatttcgaaaattccaatgaGGTTATAGTCGACTGATTCATACTCTTAAGGTCAAAAGAGTTGAACTCCAACTcaatacttttacaacaagttaacaaatAGTTTATTAAAAAAGGTTACAAATCCGAGGTTTatttgcctcgagaccaatcgttcgaaatttcgtcaaaGACTGCCGAATTTCGGttagtcactttttttattgattcgaTCGACTTTTCCCCTCTTCAATGCTAATCTCGATTTATttctggaagtttcgatgATGACATCGATGCGATATGCACTTTAGGGGCGTCGATTATTTCCTACTCATTCTAGATTTATACTGAAAACGCTTACTAATTATTGCGCTATTTGATGTGTGCAAATCTAGGGCACAACGATCTGGATAATGCGAAAAGCATGAATACGGAAACGTCAAAGATGATGGTTCAATATAAATTTCGTCAtacttttgatgaaattaaaaaatggaaataaaattgtcaaaaattgGCCAACAGTGCTGTGAAATAGATGAATCCAAGACATTGATCGATTCAATTATTCAGTAAAACtcttgaaaaatactcgaaaattTCCTTAATTTACATTTCATATTCGATATCGTAGCGAAGGTGATAAATTACTCTTCAAAGTATGCTTGACACTTGTGTCACTTCGAGCGCCGAGTGTTCCTGGTAGAACAGAGAAAATGACGTCAGTTCGTACCAATCCCGAAATTCCGTTCGTAGATAAAACACCGCAAAAGTGTGAACTTGAATAAGTTGTCAATAGACGTTACGTTATCAAATGACGATATCGAGCCAACGGATGTCAAATAGTCAGAATATATATAAGCACAAGAATTGTGAAAATTCGTCAATTGGaattccattttgaattcaacTACAAGTCCGAGCATGTATCAGCAGTGGGTGATTGTTTTTTGCCTGGTAATTCTGGGCCCTTTTGCCTGCTACGGAAAGGTAAAAGCATCGATTATTGATTAACCAGAAACCATCTCCTCAGAGAGCCGTTTAAAGTACCAACAGAAAGTTTCTAGATTAAAGGTtgaagaaacgaaagaaaattcatcGTTTAAACGTATTTTCAGGTGCTCGCCGTTGACGATCCGATATTGAAGGCCTTCAACGTGGAGCCCGAAGCTGGTAAATAATTTTCAGTGATCTCGGAAacacgaataaaataaatatttcataaaatcTATTGGACAGTGCTGGGACATGAGCtagtaaaaatcgatttgatcGGACACAAGCATAAGAGATCCGCGGCCGGTAGCCAAGAACTAAGCGGCACTCGAATGAAGTTCCGAGCCTTCGACGAAAACTTCGATCTCTGGCTTCATCCTAGAGATTCACTGCTTGCCTCGGTCGAGACACCCGTTTACTTTGCTTACGATAACATCATCGCACCTGGCAGAGTCTCTTACGCTCTTCTACCAGAGGTAAGTTTTTCATATGAAActtggaaagaagaaaacgagtaaatggaaaaaaatacgaaaaatttgatcccTGTGTGTGGTGCAGGCGATGAAGAGTATCGGCCAGCTCTACGAGGACCGGAATCACAGCGCTTCCATCGTTGTGAGCTCCAACGAGCACCATGACGGTGGGCCCAAAATTGTGAGCAttattcggagaaaaaaatcgggCAATTAGGAGCatccaaattaaaaaaaaaaaaacatttttttcttcagactGGCAACATTGTGATGGGTCCAAACACTTCAGCTCTCGTAATCCGACCTCTGTCGCTGAGTGAAGCTGTTACGGATCACGTAAGCAagtattttccaaaatatggCGCCAACTTTAAAGCTTACCCGAACATGCAATACGATCACGTGATCTACAGGATCACCCGCGTTTCCTGGAATTTCGGCGTCGGCGGGCGtaagtaaatttcaaaagaatcaaaatcGCTTCTCCAGgattgattttttcgtttggaCAATCGAGAGAATTCAAATATTGGACGGAAATTcaatggcaattttttttgcagcCTTCATCGATGATCCGATCAACATCGAAATGGTAGCGCCGGTTCCAACTCTTTATCCGAAACTGTTCCTCCAATTCGATCATACTTATTGGAATGCTAAGTAAATTTTGTGCTGGTATGAACGAATTAAGACTCATTGAAGCAGAAACGATAAAGCAACGTTTAAACAGCTTTTTAGACAATCAAAGCGACGAGTCCAAGATGATAAGTGTGCTGGAATACGCGTTGGTATTTTGGAACGGCGTGGATCTTTACTATCGTCGTTTTGAGAATCCGAGCATCAGGATACACATTGCCGCAATCGCCATAGCCACTGTGAGTTGAAAAACATATGTTCCATATACAGAAACGTAATTCTACACTTGAATGCTGCCAAGTTCAATGAACCTTCGTCGAACGAGTCTCTTCAAACCTGGCACGATTTTTAGACACCAGCCGCCACACCGTACATCTTGAAATCTTGGGTTCCAAGTCTCAGAGCCTATCATAGTGACGTTGCACTCGACGAgtcgtcattattttattatgatGTAAAGGATCAGATTCCATTGAGCATGTACAACATTGCCGTCACAATGACCAAGTACGCAGCACGAAATTTTCTCGTTCGATCATATGATTGTGTCAACAAATCATTACTGactgaatttatttttgaaatttgacagGTTCCCGTTGGTGGGGAAAGTGGATGGTAAAAATTTGCTTATTTTCTTGAATATTTGACATGCAGGTATTCTAATTTTATTAGCGATTTAAATGGAGTCCGGTTCGATGGTTTCTAGGGATAGCGATGAATGAGGCGATATGCAGCAACCCTGAGGATGACGGTAAACAAAGGGCGGTCGCTCTGATTAGCGATAATGGTGCATTTGGCAGTCTTAAAGTCGCAGCTCACGAAGTAGGCCACGTGTAAGTACACAAAAAAGGCAAAACggaaataaaaagttcaaaTTTTCAGACTTCGACCATTTTGACGAACTGCCAACACGGTTTTCTattgaattatcgaaaatgTTACATTGTGGCTAATATTTCGTTAGCGCAAGTGCCAAAATTATTTCGCAAGCATTTACCTCAACGTTTTTCGGTTTATAGAATGGGCTTATCTCACGATGGTGACAAGAATTTTGCATGCAATAGCGGACAAGGCTTCGTTATGTCACAGGAAACCACTGTCGAGAAAAACTCGTCGTTTTTCTCAGCGTGCTCATTCATagaattcaacaaaatattgcTGTATGCATCTGTTTAtacaaaaatttataattcatcgTCAAAATTACGTACTCGCGGTGGttctgtaatttttatttttctcgtcacAGAGCACGGAAGCTGGAATGCTTGTACAACCAACCAAAAACAATGGCTGAAAATTTCCGAGTGCCTTTGCCCGGCCAAGAGCTAAGTCTGGATGAACAATGCCAAAGGCTGGGTTATAAAGAAGCCTGTAAAAACTCGAGGGTAAATATTgaacacatgaatttttcggtACCGGGAACAATGGAAACGTGCCATCGAAGTTTTTAGCGATCGAAAACGTCTGacgtttcgaaatttcgagttttgcTTATTAATTCTATTGACAAGCAGGATTTTAATAAAAGCGCTGCTTTCAATCATTTTGCATTCAAACGTTTTTCGTGTGACTCAAAGATTCACCAACTTTCAGTACGACCCTTGCGTCCGATTGGATTGCACGACCCTTAGAATCGGATCCTATGAACATTGCCGCTTAGCTTATCATTCCGCAGCACCAGGCTCCCTTtgtggaaagaaaaacgacACGGAACCTCGGGTAAGTACGACCAACGCTCTGTCTCAGATGCTCTTAAACGATCAACATTGCTCTCAACAATGCgcattcttgatttttttcatagttttgcTTCGAGGGCAGCTGCGTCAGCTCCGATGAGtggtacgaaaaaaatggaaagaatgACTAAGAATTTTCGCTCTGCCAATGATTCTACGTGGACTCGGATTCACCGGACTTAATCATATTTCACAGACTCAGAGACAAAGTGCAATATTTTGCACTTTATATAGCTAAAAGCGTTTGTCTTGActcaaaaagagaaatgatttttatttaaatcgcTTGTGAATGCAAGAACtatacagaaaaatattttctcaatgtattttcttcaatttttttgaatttacgaGTAACAGATAACTTATGAGATAGATAATCAAAATGTCGAGCTTATAGATTCTATGAACATCGGAACACTGAGAAGAAATGAAGAGTTTGCTTCATTAAACTGCAATGTTTTTGGAGAGagtgaatctgcagtttgatagaaaactattttattcgttcatcCATGCTTAACCTTCTAGTCGAGTGTGTAACGAgttgttttgaataaaaagaaaacattttattttagaagaAGTTGAATGTCAGCTTGAATGACGAAAATACGTATCGATTGAAATTATCTCCTGATTCTTCAATATCCGGAAGTTAAGGATGTTCAAGCGTATCTTATGGAGAATTCATTTTCCAACTTAgcacaataaaattttttaagatgaCTCCCCGTctcgaaattgagatatttattgttgaagttcccaattttttgaaagctttcgCAAGAGTTCATGAagaataattcattattttctcatcGTTCACCCTCTTTTCACCTCtctttcgttgttccaatgacttttttctcagtaGGCGAGAAATATAATAGTTTGAGTCGATGATTATATTATAACAGTTGAGTGAAACGAAATTATAAGCGTTGGAGCAGGGCAGACGCATGGATCATTCACACCAAAGCATTCGTTCGGTCTGTTACTTCATACATAAAGTCAAACAACATAGACAAGTTCATAAATGTAAGAATAAAATTATGAGCGTATCCATGTAAAAGCGTTCAGCATGTTTTTCCAACTGGAACGAGGCGTGAGTCGAGGATAGAAAATTCTCGAGTGGTATTGTGCAACATAATTACTCGAGTTAACGAATTACATTGTGAAATGCGTATCGGTCCGTGGAGCGAGTACGCGCGGAGTATTTTGTATTATCGTTAAGCATTTTCTCCATTAAATTGTATGCAGTTTGTCTTAGTATTTACCGATCAACGGTTAACGATTGAGAGAcgcaaaatttcattcccaaTTTCACGGCTCGAGTGCTCGTAACGCTAATCGATTTACTGGCTCACATTATACTTCGAACGAGAAAACTACTCAATTTCCCGACCAGACATACGTGAAACGTGcttcatg
The window above is part of the Venturia canescens isolate UGA chromosome 5, ASM1945775v1, whole genome shotgun sequence genome. Proteins encoded here:
- the LOC122411011 gene encoding venom metalloproteinase 3-like, with the translated sequence MKFRAFDENFDLWLHPRDSLLASVETPVYFAYDNIIAPGRVSYALLPEAMKSIGQLYEDRNHSASIVVSSNEHHDGGPKITGNIVMGPNTSALVIRPLSLSEAVTDHVSKYFPKYGANFKAYPNMQYDHVIYRITRVSWNFGVGGPFIDDPINIEMVAPVPTLYPKLFLQFDHTYWNANFLDNQSDESKMISVLEYALVFWNGVDLYYRRFENPSIRIHIAAIAIATTPAATPYILKSWVPSLRAYHSDVALDESSLFYYDVKDQIPLSMYNIAVTMTKFPLVGKVDGIAMNEAICSNPEDDGKQRAVALISDNGAFGSLKVAAHEVGHVMGLSHDGDKNFACNSGQGFVMSQETTVEKNSSFFSACSFIEFNKILLARKLECLYNQPKTMAENFRVPLPGQELSLDEQCQRLGYKEACKNSRYDPCVRLDCTTLRIGSYEHCRLAYHSAAPGSLCGKKNDTEPRFCFEGSCVSSDEWYEKNGKND